In one Molothrus aeneus isolate 106 chromosome 8, BPBGC_Maene_1.0, whole genome shotgun sequence genomic region, the following are encoded:
- the SLF2 gene encoding SMC5-SMC6 complex localization factor protein 2, with protein sequence MTRPLGEGLPSPGPPFAMSRRHVTPAAAGREAAQDCRNQLITEFFKPVLSPDRTVLSSPDKGNVKDEGMGLSVLCTEGFERSSSSPKKVRRKRCQTKHQMSPVGCPVRKKMPFGSREIASDDPSQARLTQILEHEPSSPQAFRTSSEMASGAPKSPAVPSHFLKASFGLSKPRDSPGKRKHSAMSVDVDGSDESEVDDPAFSRSPKCKNWRCGFVKNIFLKSPHDDVLQLKEPATLSGHDLALSEDFLNSSNEKEKSNYSTVGLSSSYSAHSAKNNHISVVDTKENQLQLANSCFFLEKSLPFSQEKSTVSPSPHHFTQTKIMKSPLQVAGLPQVLDVRKEQDKRPERHEWNKGHSIQPSNSFSNIVPEISENTPDCCRMEISAKLGLSPETGKSVPPSLPLEESFVDSCHESSQPSGEVEDKRNLTHKSKLSRKWQSSSESEDDVLECILDDDEEEEALMPLHKMLNSSLKPQARTLEDSFDSVSQDTLTPLLKLHLSKTPVISKVSYVNSLDHLFEEDEGDRRLEEIVKRLQEDIEREDNASDGEKEDNANGDDLPEEHRAFMKRFSVATYVIPDKHPGEDLFDLSAAGKIFTQHNLDLRNFHFVPQNRIEYLLVNSSITQQLFLVVNGILSSAYHDTPCPIAILKWLFQMMSIHPDHCVSTKILDRLMELSLKNSSISDEQLKPWIPSIADISTVFVNMGVGFRSLFPLQHLQPPFNEHDILSQAQESASQQPRGDEATASPVFPNLLENNLINMIKFLVFCTSVIHDGYTDQEIWLLLILLFKISLEKQLKPFLTDFQCLFLKLLMNIKDWDTKMPELCLSVSELSSNPHNLLWLVQLVPSCIARGREVKRRLSLVIIAKFLHKKHVEIPDDSDKQMFLLHQFLVRMKPSYLLKKMREMRKGQKEHEDDEVHAELEHEVYYLIYVLLHLVSEASFLDVVNSSQRQHLVKLCRALVKHVKGDIREDARMFYRSKVSCLAARIFEKWQDVIQSTRLTQGKLHDFWEPDS encoded by the exons ATGACCCGACCACTCGGCGAGGGGCTGCCGTCTCCGGGCCCGCCCTTCGCCATGTCCCGCCGCCATGTTACGCCGGCGGCCGCGGGCAGAGAGGCGGCCCAGGACTGCAG AAACCAGTTGATTACAGAGTTCTTCAAGCCAGTTTTAAGTCCAG ACAGAACTGTGCTGTCCTCACCAGACAAAGGAAATGTAAAAGATGAAGGAATGGGACTGTCTGTCTTATGCACTGAAGGTTTTGAAAGGAGTTCATCTTCTCCAAAGAAGGTCAGAAGAAAAAGATGCCAGACCAAACACCAAATGAGTCCTGTG ggatgtcctgtaagaaaaaaaatgccttttggtTCAAGGGAGATTGCCTCAG ATGACCCATCTCAAGCAAGGCTAACTCAGATTTTAGAACATGAGCCATCTTCTCCACAGGCATTTAGAACATCATCTGAGATGGCCTCTGGGGCACCAAAGAGCCCAGCTGTTCCTTCTCACTTCCTTAAGGCATCCTTTGGGTTATCCAAACCAAGAGACTCTCCTGGGAAGAGAAAACACTCTGCCATGAGTGTGGATGTAGATGGTTCAGATGAATCTGAAGTGGACGACCCTGCTTTTAGTAGatcaccaaaatgcaaaaattgGAGGTGTGGTTttgtaaaaaatatctttttaaagtCTCCCCATGATGATGTTCTGCAGCTCAAGGAGCCTGCTACCCTGTCTGGACATGATTTGGCTCTTTCAGAGGATTTCCTCAACTCAAgcaatgaaaaggagaaaagtaatTACTCCACTGTAGGTTTATCATCTTCTTATTCTGCACACAGTGCTAAAAATAACCACATTTCTGTTGTGGATACCAAAGAGAATCAATTGCAGCTGGCTAACTCATGCTTTTTCTTGGAAAAGTCACTTCccttttctcaggaaaaaagtACTGTGTCGCCTTCTCCCCACCACttcacacaaacaaaaatcatGAAGTCCCCTCTCCAGGTTGCTGGCTTACCTCAGGTATTGGATGTTAGGAAAGAACAAGATAAAAGACCAGAAAGACATGAATGGAATAAAGGACACAGTATTCAACCCAGCAACAGTTTTTCAAATATAGTCCCTGAGATTTCTGAAAATACTCCTGATTGCTGTAGAATGGAAATCTCTGCCAAACTTGGACTGTCCCCAGAGACTGGCAAAAGTGTTCCCCCTTCATTGCCTTTGGAAGAGTCTTTTGTGGACAGCTGCCATGAGTCTTCACAACCCTCAGGAGAAGTGGAAGATAAAAGGAACCTTACACACAAGTCCAAGCTGAGCAGAAAATGgcaaagcagctctgagagTGAGGATGACGTTTTGGAATGCATTCTAGATgatgatgaagaagaagaagcattAATGCCACTGCACAAAATGCTTAATTCAAGTCTCAAACCACAGGCAAGAACCCTGGAGGACTCCTTTGACAGTGTTTCTCAAGACACTCTAACTCCATTACTGAAGCTTCAT CTTTCTAAGACTCCTGTTATAAGCAAGGTGTCCTATGTGAACAGCTTAGATCATCTCTTCGAGGAGGATGAAGGAGATAGAAG GTTAGAGGAAATAGTGAAACGTTTACAGGAAGACATAGAAAGAGAGGACAATGCTTcagatggagaaaaagaggaCAATGCCAATGGAGATGATCTCCCGGAAGAGCACAG GGCCTTTATGAAGAGATTTTCAGTAGCAACTTATGTCATACCTGACAAACACCCTGGAGAAGATTTATTTGATTTatcagctgctgggaaaatcTTCACTCAACATAACCTTGACTTGAGGAATTTTCACTTTGTCCCTCAAAATCGTATAGAATATCTGCTTGTGAA TTCTAGTATAACACAGCAGCTTTTTTTAGTTGTTAATGGCATTCTAAGTTCTGCTTACCATGATACACCTTGTCCCATAGCAATTCTGAAGTGGCTGTTCCAG ATGATGTCTATTCATCCTGACCATTGTGTTTCCACCAAGATCTTGGACAGATTGATGGAGTTATCACTAAAAAACT CTTCCATCAGTGATGAGCAGCTTAAACCATGGATTCCTTCAATAGCTGATATATCAACTGTTTTTGTCAATATGGGTGTTGGGTTCAGATCTCTCTTTCCATTGCAACATCTTCAACCCCCCTTCAATGAGCATGATATTTT AAGTCAGGCGCAAGAATCAGCGAGTCAACAGCCAAGAGGAGATGAAGCCACTGCCAGTCCAGTGTTCCCCAATCTACTTGAAAACAATTTAATTAATATGATTAAG tttctAGTTTTCTGTACGTCGGTAATTCACGATGGATATACTGACCAAGAAATATGGCTGCTGCTTATATTGCTATTTAAAATAAGCTTGGAGAAACAGTTAAAACCTTTTCTGACGGATTTTCAGTGCCTTTTCCTCAAGCTTCTGATGAATATAAAAGACTGGGATACAAAG ATGCCTGAGCTGTGCCTGTCAGTGAGTGAGCTCTCCAGCAATCCCCACAACCTCCTGTGGCTCGTTCAGCTGGTGCCCAGCTGCATCGCGCGCGGACG GGAAGTAAAAAGGCGCCTTAGCCTAGTGATAATTGCAAAATTTCTTCATAAGAAGCACGTAGAAATACCTGATGACAGTGACAAGCAG ATGTTTCTTCTGCATCAGTTTCTGGTGCGTATGAAACCTTCTTATCTACTGAAGAAGATGAGAGAGATGAGAAAAGGGCAGAAGGAACATGAAGATGATGAAGTTCATGCAGAACTAGAACATGAG GTATACTACCTAATCTATGTCCTCCTTCATCTAGTCAGTGAAGCCAGTTTCCTTGATGTTGTAAATTCTAGTCAAAGG CAACACTTAGTGAAGCTTTGTCGTGCCTTAGTTAAGCATGTGAAAGGTGATATTAGGGAAGATGCAAGAATGTTTTATCGGTCTAAG GTAAGCTGCTTGGCTGCTAGGATATTTGAGAAATGGCAGGACGTGATACAAAGCACTCGGCTTACTCAG GGAAAACTGCATGACTTCTGGGAGCCAGATTCATGA